The following proteins are co-located in the Planococcus plakortidis genome:
- a CDS encoding YdeI/OmpD-associated family protein yields the protein MEIEYLLRASSRQELREWLEEHSASAKFCWVLIGTKERPEGISYLDAVEEALCFGWIDGITKKTDSKELAQRFSPRRKKSNWTELNKERVRRLEKLGLMTEQGRRVLPDMRPESFSIDEEIESALKQDPQVYENFLNFPELYRRIRIDNIQGYKNYDRALFDKRLEKFVENTRANNMYGQWHDNGRLLDE from the coding sequence GTGGAAATTGAATATTTGCTTCGCGCAAGCTCTAGGCAGGAATTGAGGGAATGGCTGGAGGAACATTCAGCTTCAGCGAAATTTTGCTGGGTGCTAATCGGGACCAAAGAACGGCCGGAAGGGATTTCTTATTTGGATGCCGTGGAAGAGGCCTTATGCTTTGGCTGGATTGACGGCATCACGAAAAAGACCGACAGCAAGGAATTGGCGCAGCGGTTTTCACCGCGCCGGAAAAAGAGCAATTGGACCGAATTGAACAAAGAGCGTGTTAGGAGGCTGGAGAAATTGGGCTTGATGACTGAACAAGGGCGCCGCGTGCTCCCTGATATGCGGCCCGAGTCTTTTTCGATCGACGAAGAAATCGAATCCGCTTTGAAGCAAGACCCGCAAGTCTACGAAAACTTCTTGAACTTCCCTGAACTATATCGCCGGATCCGGATCGACAATATCCAAGGCTATAAAAACTATGACCGCGCACTATTCGACAAGCGGCTGGAGAAATTCGTTGAGAACACACGCGCCAATAACATGTACGGGCAATGGCACGACAATGGGCGCTTATTGGATGAGTAA
- a CDS encoding ABC transporter permease — protein MLTKKTNLLALAMLVLVALAAITASSWLPFSPAAISPEQRLTGPSSAHWFGTDDFGRDIFSRTIVAARVSLSVGVVVAVLSTVIGTVIGLISGYFHKVDFVLMRIIDGFLAFPALILALALVAALGGSITNIIIALTLAFFPVMARVVRSATLQVKNQSYIEAAQTTGSSHAVIIFKYILPNILSPVIVQSTFIFAKAILAEAALSFLGVGVNPSTPTWGNMLQEAQIYVTIAPWYSIFPGLAIVITVLALNLLGDGLRDSFNPHQAKRKRKTKLA, from the coding sequence ATGCTTACTAAGAAAACGAATCTATTGGCACTCGCCATGCTGGTACTTGTCGCGCTTGCAGCGATCACCGCCAGTTCCTGGCTGCCGTTTTCGCCAGCCGCGATTTCCCCGGAACAGCGCTTGACCGGCCCATCATCAGCGCATTGGTTCGGCACTGACGATTTCGGGCGCGACATTTTCTCGCGGACCATCGTCGCCGCTCGGGTTTCTTTGTCTGTCGGCGTCGTCGTTGCGGTGCTATCGACGGTCATCGGCACCGTGATTGGCTTAATCTCCGGCTATTTCCACAAAGTGGATTTTGTGCTGATGCGAATCATTGACGGCTTTCTGGCATTTCCGGCGCTAATCCTTGCGCTTGCGCTGGTCGCGGCACTTGGCGGCAGCATCACCAATATCATCATCGCTCTGACACTGGCATTTTTCCCGGTCATGGCGAGAGTCGTCCGCTCGGCGACGCTGCAAGTGAAAAACCAATCCTATATCGAAGCGGCACAGACGACCGGATCGAGCCATGCGGTAATTATTTTTAAATACATATTGCCGAATATTTTGTCCCCGGTCATCGTCCAAAGCACCTTCATTTTCGCGAAAGCCATTTTAGCGGAAGCGGCTCTCAGCTTTCTTGGCGTAGGGGTCAACCCGTCCACACCGACTTGGGGCAATATGCTGCAGGAAGCACAGATTTACGTGACCATCGCGCCTTGGTATTCCATTTTCCCGGGCCTTGCGATTGTCATCACCGTTCTGGCTTTGAACTTGCTCGGCGATGGGCTAAGAGACAGTTTTAATCCACATCAAGCGAAACGCAAGCGCAAAACGAAGCTTGCCTGA
- a CDS encoding ABC transporter ATP-binding protein — MSALLDIKGLHVHFPVKKGLLQREKSYVKALNGIDLQVRKGETLGIVGESGCGKSTLARSIVGLQQPTSGEILFHGKDYAEASAKELHGMRRNVQMIFQDPYTSLNPRMKIGDSVAAPLKAYKKTERLESRVKELLELVGLNPDTHYDKLPHEFSGGQRQRVGIARALALEPELLICDEPVSALDVSVQAQVINLLQDLQKQLGLTYVFIAHDLSVINHLADRVAVMYLGKVMEKSERGAFHTKVQHPYTQSLLSAVPVPDPLLERGRERIVLKGELPSPANPPSGCVFHTRCPMATERCKTEVPALEPRGLSGQEVACFYPLVEAQPLDAAKDPLYV; from the coding sequence ATGAGCGCATTATTGGATATCAAAGGGCTGCATGTCCATTTCCCCGTCAAAAAAGGCTTGTTGCAGCGCGAAAAAAGCTACGTCAAAGCGCTTAACGGCATCGACCTCCAAGTCCGAAAAGGCGAGACGCTCGGCATCGTCGGCGAATCGGGCTGCGGGAAAAGCACACTCGCGAGAAGCATCGTCGGCCTGCAACAACCGACCTCGGGAGAAATCCTGTTCCACGGAAAAGATTACGCCGAAGCCAGCGCCAAAGAACTTCATGGCATGCGGCGCAATGTCCAAATGATTTTCCAGGATCCCTACACCAGTTTGAATCCGCGCATGAAGATCGGAGACAGTGTCGCGGCGCCGTTGAAAGCCTATAAAAAAACCGAGCGGCTGGAATCGAGGGTCAAGGAATTGCTCGAACTGGTCGGGTTGAACCCGGACACGCATTACGATAAACTGCCGCATGAGTTTTCAGGCGGCCAGCGGCAACGTGTCGGCATAGCGCGCGCCCTGGCCCTGGAGCCTGAGCTGCTGATTTGTGATGAGCCCGTCAGTGCACTGGATGTTTCGGTGCAGGCCCAAGTCATCAATTTGCTTCAGGATCTGCAGAAGCAATTGGGCTTGACCTATGTTTTCATCGCGCATGACTTGTCCGTCATCAATCATTTGGCTGACCGGGTGGCGGTCATGTATTTAGGAAAAGTGATGGAGAAATCGGAACGGGGCGCGTTCCATACGAAAGTCCAGCATCCGTATACGCAATCCTTGCTGTCGGCAGTGCCGGTCCCAGACCCGCTGCTCGAGCGCGGAAGGGAGCGCATCGTCTTGAAAGGCGAGTTGCCGTCACCCGCCAACCCGCCGAGCGGCTGCGTGTTCCATACGAGATGCCCGATGGCTACCGAACGCTGCAAAACGGAAGTGCCGGCGCTCGAACCGAGAGGGCTCTCGGGCCAGGAAGTCGCCTGTTTTTATCCGCTTGTCGAAGCACAGCCGCTCGATGCGGCGAAAGATCCGCTATATGTATAG
- the katG gene encoding catalase/peroxidase HPI, which yields MDNNEQKRHTAASDAQCPFTGAGGQQPTDQTGGHQDSAITTSNKPGKTQNKDWWPNMLNSNILHQHDTKSNPLGVEFDYKAEFEKLDYEALKQDLRDLMTNSQEWWPADYGHYGGLFIRMSWHAAGTYRTTDGRGGGSTGNQRFAPLNSWPDNVNLDKARRLLWPIKKKYGNKISWADLLVLTGNVALESMGFKTFGFGAGREDIWAPEEDVYWGNEKEWLADNRYSGDRELENPLAAVQMGLIYVNPEGPNGKPDPLASAVDIRETFARMGMNDEETVALIAGGHTFGKAHGAGDPSNVGDDPEAAVMENMGLGWKSSYGSGKGRDTISSGIEGAWTANPTQWDNGYYEQLFEYEWELTKSPAGAYQWTAVDLSEGQMAPDAEDPSIKVKTMMTTADMALRMDPEYEKISRRYYENMDEFQDAFARAWYKLLHRDMGPKVRYWGPEVPEEELIWQDPVPAAPGTLTDKELDELKAKILESGINPQQLVKAAWASASTFRGSDKRGGANGARIRFAPQCSWDANEPAELEKVLSFYEELKASTGDKVSIADLIVLGGNVAIEQAVKAAGFDIDVPFTQGRGDALEEQTDAESFKVLEPLSDGFRNYHKKEYATSPEEMLLDKAQLLGLTAPEMTVLVGGMRALGANHEGSTAGVLTDNVGVLTNDFFTKLLDMDIEWAPVEFNKYEGKNRATGESAGTATRIDLVFGSNSILRAISEVYAQDDNKEKFVRDFIKAWNKVMNADRYDLQN from the coding sequence ATGGATAACAACGAACAAAAGCGTCACACAGCTGCATCCGATGCACAATGCCCATTCACGGGCGCCGGCGGGCAACAGCCGACTGACCAAACGGGCGGACACCAGGACAGCGCCATCACGACTTCAAATAAACCAGGCAAAACGCAAAATAAAGACTGGTGGCCGAATATGCTGAATTCGAATATTCTGCACCAGCATGACACGAAATCGAACCCTCTGGGGGTTGAATTCGACTATAAAGCGGAATTCGAAAAATTGGATTACGAGGCATTGAAACAAGATCTTCGTGATTTGATGACCAACAGCCAGGAATGGTGGCCGGCGGATTATGGCCATTACGGCGGATTGTTCATCCGCATGTCTTGGCACGCGGCAGGTACTTACCGGACAACGGATGGCCGCGGGGGCGGTTCTACCGGCAACCAGCGTTTCGCGCCGCTTAACAGCTGGCCGGATAACGTCAACTTGGACAAAGCGCGCCGTTTGCTTTGGCCGATCAAGAAAAAATACGGAAACAAAATCTCATGGGCTGACTTGCTCGTTCTGACGGGCAACGTGGCACTTGAATCGATGGGCTTCAAGACTTTCGGTTTCGGTGCAGGCCGCGAAGATATCTGGGCGCCTGAAGAAGACGTCTATTGGGGCAACGAAAAAGAATGGCTTGCGGACAACCGCTATTCCGGCGACCGCGAACTGGAAAACCCGCTCGCAGCCGTACAAATGGGCTTGATCTACGTAAACCCTGAAGGGCCGAACGGAAAACCGGATCCGCTTGCAAGTGCAGTGGATATCCGCGAGACGTTCGCGCGCATGGGGATGAACGATGAGGAAACAGTTGCTTTGATCGCTGGCGGCCACACCTTCGGTAAAGCGCACGGTGCTGGAGACCCATCAAACGTAGGCGACGATCCGGAAGCGGCCGTCATGGAAAACATGGGACTGGGCTGGAAGAGTTCATACGGCTCCGGAAAAGGCCGCGACACGATCTCAAGCGGTATCGAAGGCGCATGGACAGCCAATCCGACACAATGGGACAACGGCTACTATGAGCAGTTGTTCGAATACGAGTGGGAATTGACGAAATCCCCTGCCGGCGCTTACCAATGGACAGCGGTAGACCTGTCTGAAGGCCAGATGGCACCGGATGCGGAAGATCCGTCCATCAAAGTGAAGACGATGATGACGACTGCCGATATGGCGCTTCGCATGGATCCGGAATACGAAAAAATTTCACGCCGTTACTATGAAAACATGGATGAGTTCCAAGATGCGTTCGCGCGCGCTTGGTATAAGCTTCTTCACCGCGACATGGGGCCGAAAGTCCGCTACTGGGGACCGGAAGTGCCGGAAGAAGAGTTGATCTGGCAAGATCCTGTACCGGCTGCGCCTGGAACATTGACAGACAAGGAATTGGATGAACTGAAAGCGAAGATCCTGGAAAGCGGCATCAACCCGCAGCAGCTCGTCAAAGCAGCCTGGGCTTCCGCAAGCACTTTCCGCGGTTCCGACAAGCGTGGCGGCGCAAACGGTGCACGTATCCGCTTTGCACCTCAGTGCAGCTGGGATGCCAACGAGCCGGCGGAACTCGAAAAAGTGCTCAGCTTCTACGAAGAATTGAAAGCCAGCACAGGCGATAAAGTAAGCATCGCCGACTTGATCGTCCTCGGCGGTAATGTGGCGATCGAACAAGCGGTCAAAGCAGCCGGTTTCGATATCGACGTTCCATTCACACAAGGCCGCGGAGACGCGCTCGAAGAGCAAACCGATGCTGAGAGCTTCAAAGTGCTTGAGCCGCTATCCGACGGTTTCAGAAACTACCATAAGAAAGAATACGCAACAAGCCCGGAAGAAATGTTGTTGGATAAAGCACAATTGCTTGGCCTGACAGCTCCGGAAATGACCGTTCTTGTCGGCGGCATGCGCGCGCTTGGCGCAAACCACGAAGGTTCTACAGCAGGCGTCTTGACTGACAACGTCGGCGTCTTGACCAACGACTTCTTCACGAAGCTATTGGACATGGACATCGAGTGGGCACCGGTCGAGTTCAATAAATACGAAGGCAAAAACCGTGCAACTGGCGAATCCGCCGGCACTGCAACGCGCATTGACCTCGTATTCGGCTCGAACTCCATCCTGCGTGCGATTTCTGAAGTCTACGCACAAGACGACAACAAAGAAAAGTTCGTCCGCGACTTCATCAAAGCATGGAACAAAGTGATGAACGCCGATCGCTACGATCTGCAGAACTAA
- a CDS encoding ABC transporter permease, with protein sequence MLNYTIRRLLSVIPVMLVVSVIVFMIVHLTPGNPAFLILGEDSSPEAIADLERELGLDQALYVQFFNWFSQVITGDLGTSVYSSQSVTSLIAENFGPTFSLMALSTVILLAIAIPVAILIVALRKTVLDPIFTSVSLFGVSVPEFWLATLLVLGFGVALPIFPVAGYVPFAEGADAWLHHILLPSFVLAIVEVGIIARMLRDSMLDSVNQDYIKTARAKGVKEREVLMRHVFVNALIPTTTVLGATVAGLLGGTVIIETLFTIPGIGQLLVDSIHRRDYPVVQGIVLFIAGIYVFVNLLVDLLYTFLDPRIRYD encoded by the coding sequence ATGCTGAACTACACGATTCGCCGGTTGTTATCGGTGATTCCCGTCATGCTGGTCGTCAGTGTCATCGTCTTTATGATCGTTCATCTGACGCCCGGCAACCCGGCGTTCCTCATTTTAGGGGAGGACAGTTCACCGGAAGCGATTGCTGATTTGGAGCGTGAACTGGGCTTGGACCAAGCGCTGTACGTCCAATTTTTCAATTGGTTTTCACAAGTCATCACGGGGGATCTCGGAACTTCCGTTTACTCTTCGCAATCGGTGACCTCGCTGATCGCTGAGAACTTCGGGCCGACCTTCAGCCTGATGGCGCTATCGACGGTGATTTTGCTCGCCATTGCCATTCCGGTGGCGATCCTCATCGTCGCGCTGCGCAAGACCGTCTTGGATCCGATTTTCACATCGGTTTCCTTGTTCGGTGTATCTGTCCCGGAATTCTGGCTCGCGACGCTATTGGTGCTTGGCTTCGGCGTCGCGCTGCCGATCTTTCCGGTAGCTGGCTATGTGCCGTTTGCGGAAGGGGCGGATGCGTGGCTTCACCATATCCTCTTGCCGTCGTTTGTGCTGGCGATCGTCGAAGTGGGTATCATCGCCCGGATGCTGCGCGACAGCATGCTCGATTCGGTCAATCAGGATTACATCAAAACGGCGCGCGCGAAAGGTGTCAAGGAACGCGAAGTATTGATGCGCCATGTCTTCGTCAATGCCTTGATCCCAACGACCACAGTGCTCGGCGCTACGGTGGCCGGCTTGCTCGGGGGCACGGTCATCATCGAGACTTTGTTCACGATTCCGGGCATCGGCCAGCTCTTGGTCGATTCCATCCATCGCCGCGATTACCCTGTCGTACAGGGAATTGTCCTGTTCATTGCCGGCATTTATGTGTTCGTCAATCTGTTAGTGGATTTGCTCTATACATTCCTCGATCCGCGGATCCGCTATGATTGA
- a CDS encoding GNAT family N-acetyltransferase, producing the protein MIQLKEVDRHNFFDVIGLTVAEHQKTFVATNVFSLAQAKAYPECICSAVYHDDELVGFTMHCLDPDDQEYWIYRLMIDANHQVKGYGKAAMERLIAELQQDGSRHVIYLSFEPDNEGARKLYEKLGFVPDGRIIDGEIVYKLVY; encoded by the coding sequence ATGATCCAGTTAAAAGAAGTCGACCGCCATAATTTTTTCGATGTCATCGGTTTGACAGTGGCAGAACACCAAAAGACCTTTGTGGCAACGAACGTCTTTTCCTTGGCACAGGCGAAAGCCTATCCCGAATGTATATGTTCAGCCGTCTACCATGACGATGAACTCGTCGGATTCACGATGCATTGCCTGGACCCCGATGACCAGGAGTATTGGATTTACCGCTTGATGATAGATGCCAATCACCAGGTAAAAGGCTATGGAAAGGCGGCGATGGAACGGCTCATCGCCGAGCTCCAGCAAGATGGGAGCCGTCACGTGATCTACCTCAGTTTTGAACCGGACAATGAAGGAGCCAGAAAACTATACGAAAAGCTTGGCTTTGTGCCAGACGGTCGCATCATCGACGGGGAAATCGTCTATAAACTGGTTTATTGA
- a CDS encoding DUF4256 domain-containing protein: MAQPQEFLSDEQRRTLLEILKQRFEENEQRHEKMGWDNVLLKLDENPEKLFVLHKMEETGGEPDVIGYEAETGMFLFCDCSKESPAGRRSLCYDRAALESRKKNKPESSAVDRAAEIGIELLTEEQYRLLQTLGEFDLKTSSWLETPQEIRERGGAIFGDCRYGQVFVYHNGADSYYAARGFRGILKV, encoded by the coding sequence ATGGCACAGCCTCAAGAGTTTCTATCCGATGAACAGCGGCGAACTTTGCTCGAAATCCTAAAACAGCGCTTTGAAGAAAACGAACAGCGTCACGAAAAGATGGGCTGGGACAATGTCCTCCTGAAGCTGGATGAAAACCCGGAGAAACTTTTCGTGTTGCATAAGATGGAGGAGACCGGCGGCGAACCAGATGTCATCGGCTATGAAGCGGAGACCGGCATGTTCTTGTTTTGCGATTGTTCAAAGGAAAGCCCCGCAGGCCGCAGGAGCCTTTGCTATGACCGGGCAGCGCTTGAATCGCGTAAAAAGAACAAGCCTGAAAGTTCAGCGGTCGACAGGGCGGCTGAGATCGGCATTGAATTATTGACAGAAGAACAGTATAGGCTGCTACAGACCTTGGGGGAGTTCGATTTGAAGACGTCGAGCTGGCTTGAGACGCCCCAGGAAATCCGGGAGCGCGGCGGGGCGATTTTTGGTGATTGCAGGTATGGGCAAGTGTTTGTCTACCATAACGGGGCGGATTCCTATTATGCGGCAAGAGGCTTCCGGGGCATATTGAAAGTTTAG
- a CDS encoding Yip1 family protein has product MVREERIKNERGLNPFTDIWLRTRETVRFVIEQKSFKFIILLIVLTGFASGLIGMMNERSSEMAPWAAILQALVTGPIGSAFGYFLGAAVLVLVGRLFKGTATYQDMFKALATAQIPQIWLLPLLIIWLLASPDTFLADRTDVEGSPIVAIMSIVMAVVSI; this is encoded by the coding sequence ATGGTAAGGGAAGAGCGAATAAAAAATGAGCGCGGGCTGAATCCATTCACGGATATATGGCTGCGTACGCGTGAAACTGTCCGGTTCGTCATTGAACAAAAATCATTCAAGTTCATCATACTGCTCATCGTCCTCACAGGCTTTGCTTCCGGCTTGATCGGGATGATGAACGAACGAAGCTCTGAAATGGCGCCTTGGGCAGCGATTCTGCAGGCATTGGTGACCGGGCCGATCGGCAGTGCGTTCGGTTATTTTCTCGGCGCTGCGGTCCTGGTGCTTGTCGGCCGATTGTTTAAGGGAACGGCGACCTATCAGGACATGTTCAAGGCACTGGCCACAGCCCAAATTCCGCAGATCTGGCTATTGCCGCTGTTGATCATCTGGCTACTGGCATCACCGGACACATTCCTGGCCGATCGCACGGACGTGGAAGGGAGCCCGATTGTTGCCATCATGTCCATCGTCATGGCGGTCGTCTCCATCTGA
- a CDS encoding LURP-one-related/scramblase family protein → MKQLFIKQKVFSLSEKFTVKDEQERDRYFVEGSFLKIPKTFSILDAGNQEIGVITKKTFSFLPTFFVEVDGRDAVMIKKEFTFLKPRYAIEAEDIDVQGNWWEMTFDILQHGQVIGSVSKQWLSWGDTYQVDILDETKEHLIISLVVAIDCVKADQAAAASS, encoded by the coding sequence ATGAAACAACTCTTCATTAAACAGAAAGTGTTCAGCTTGAGCGAAAAATTCACCGTGAAAGATGAACAGGAAAGAGATCGTTATTTTGTGGAAGGCAGCTTTTTGAAAATCCCGAAGACCTTTTCGATCTTGGACGCGGGAAATCAGGAAATCGGCGTGATCACAAAAAAGACTTTCAGTTTTCTACCGACCTTTTTTGTGGAAGTGGACGGGCGAGATGCGGTCATGATCAAAAAAGAGTTCACTTTCTTGAAGCCTCGCTATGCTATCGAGGCGGAAGACATCGATGTGCAGGGAAATTGGTGGGAAATGACTTTTGATATCCTTCAGCACGGGCAAGTCATCGGTTCGGTCAGTAAGCAATGGCTCAGCTGGGGGGACACTTATCAAGTAGATATCCTGGATGAAACGAAAGAACATCTCATCATTTCGCTCGTCGTGGCGATTGATTGCGTAAAAGCTGACCAAGCCGCTGCCGCTTCCAGCTGA
- a CDS encoding ABC transporter substrate-binding protein, translating to MEKKIRNLFYFFIAFGIVLLAGCSSDNAQDEAGTASEDEKSGGTLVYGRGADSVSLDPINVTDGESIRVTHNIYETLLEYDHNLELQPKLATEYSSSEDGLTWTFQLREGVKFHDGTDFNADAVVFNFERWMDPENPYHEGDFPYYPFLYGGFKGDDNHLIESVTATGEHELEIVLKRKTAPFLSYLAISMFGIASPAAIEQYGAGIGENPVGTGPFKFEEWNRNNTITLSKNEEYWMDGKPYLDQVIYQVIPENSARLNALQTGEIDILDGMNASDTGIVENTDGIELIKRPSFNIGYMAFNMEKEPFDDPLVRKAINMAIDKEEIVDAFYNGLADPATSPLPPSLWSHDESLEKYDYNVEEAKKLLAEAGFEDGFTTELHTMSNPRPYLPEPMKIAEAIQSDLAEIGITAEIVSSEWATYLEDTKNGKHSMAMYGWTGVMADPDNFLYPNLSKTNAEVPAQNIAFYKSDEFTSLITEARETIDQDKRTELYQEAQQLFQEDAPWVMLAYTTPPLAQSDYVEDYNPHPMSNDLMTDVYLSN from the coding sequence TTGGAGAAGAAAATTCGTAACTTATTTTATTTTTTCATCGCATTCGGAATTGTATTATTGGCTGGATGTTCAAGTGACAACGCACAAGACGAGGCCGGCACTGCATCGGAAGACGAGAAAAGCGGCGGGACCTTGGTTTATGGGCGCGGCGCCGACTCGGTCAGTTTGGACCCGATCAATGTGACAGATGGCGAATCGATCCGGGTCACGCACAATATATATGAAACACTTTTGGAGTATGATCACAATCTGGAGCTTCAGCCGAAACTGGCGACAGAATACAGCTCGAGCGAAGACGGCTTGACTTGGACATTCCAGCTGCGTGAAGGTGTGAAGTTCCATGACGGCACCGATTTTAACGCAGATGCGGTCGTCTTTAACTTCGAGCGCTGGATGGACCCGGAAAACCCATACCATGAAGGGGATTTCCCTTATTATCCATTCCTGTACGGCGGATTTAAAGGGGACGACAACCACTTGATCGAATCGGTGACGGCGACAGGCGAACACGAACTGGAAATCGTGTTGAAGCGAAAAACTGCGCCATTCCTCAGCTATTTGGCGATTTCCATGTTCGGGATTGCAAGCCCTGCAGCAATCGAACAATACGGGGCAGGCATCGGGGAGAACCCGGTCGGCACAGGGCCGTTCAAATTCGAGGAATGGAACCGCAACAATACCATCACGCTGTCCAAGAACGAGGAGTATTGGATGGATGGCAAGCCTTATCTTGACCAAGTCATTTACCAAGTCATCCCAGAGAACTCTGCACGCCTGAATGCCCTGCAGACAGGGGAAATCGATATTTTGGATGGGATGAACGCAAGCGATACAGGGATTGTCGAAAACACGGACGGCATCGAGTTGATCAAGCGCCCAAGTTTCAACATCGGCTATATGGCATTCAATATGGAAAAAGAGCCATTTGACGATCCTTTGGTGCGCAAGGCCATCAATATGGCGATCGATAAAGAAGAAATCGTCGATGCCTTCTATAACGGATTGGCTGACCCGGCGACGAGTCCGTTGCCACCGTCTCTCTGGAGCCATGACGAGTCACTGGAGAAATACGATTACAATGTGGAAGAAGCGAAGAAGTTGTTGGCGGAAGCCGGCTTCGAGGACGGTTTTACGACGGAATTGCACACGATGAGCAACCCGCGCCCTTATTTGCCGGAACCGATGAAAATTGCGGAAGCGATCCAATCGGACTTGGCGGAAATCGGCATCACGGCAGAAATCGTGTCGTCTGAATGGGCGACTTATTTGGAAGACACGAAGAACGGCAAGCACAGCATGGCGATGTACGGCTGGACGGGTGTCATGGCAGATCCGGACAACTTCCTCTATCCGAACCTCAGCAAAACGAACGCCGAAGTGCCGGCACAAAACATCGCGTTCTATAAGAGCGACGAATTCACGTCCTTGATTACGGAAGCGCGTGAAACGATCGACCAGGACAAGCGGACAGAGCTGTACCAGGAAGCCCAGCAATTGTTCCAGGAAGACGCCCCGTGGGTGATGCTCGCCTATACGACACCGCCTTTGGCACAGAGCGATTATGTGGAAGATTACAATCCGCATCCGATGAGCAACGATTTAATGACCGATGTGTATCTATCAAACTAA
- a CDS encoding ABC transporter ATP-binding protein yields the protein MLQVDNLHVHLDTPGGLVKAVDGVSFSIQKGETIGIVGESGSGKSVLAHSLMKLNPEPPALYPEGTIYFEGQPVLEMGKTELRKLRGNDIAMIFQDPMSSLNPVSKIGKQLIEAIQAHQKRPKQQAREKAIELLEDVGIADAKARMNSYPHQFSGGMRQRVLIAMALASNPKLLIADEPTTALDVTIQAQVLDLLKGIQEKYGTAILVITHDLGVVAHLADRILVMYAGKIVESGSAEDIFYRTSMPYTWSLLRSVPVIREGGPERLIPIDGQPPSLIDRPAGCAFEPRCPFARDACRQVDPPLERREDTHSAACILSSNEFEERKNQLEEVLTT from the coding sequence ATGCTGCAAGTAGATAATCTTCATGTCCATCTCGATACACCGGGCGGCCTCGTGAAAGCGGTCGACGGCGTGTCCTTCTCCATCCAAAAAGGAGAGACCATCGGCATCGTTGGGGAGTCGGGGAGCGGCAAAAGCGTGCTCGCCCATTCCTTGATGAAGCTCAACCCGGAACCGCCTGCACTATATCCGGAAGGCACGATCTATTTTGAAGGCCAGCCGGTATTGGAGATGGGCAAGACGGAACTGAGAAAACTGCGGGGCAATGACATCGCCATGATTTTTCAGGATCCGATGTCGAGTTTGAATCCCGTATCCAAAATCGGTAAGCAATTGATCGAAGCCATTCAAGCGCATCAAAAACGGCCGAAACAGCAAGCACGCGAAAAAGCGATTGAGTTATTGGAAGACGTCGGCATTGCCGATGCCAAAGCGCGCATGAACAGCTACCCGCATCAATTTTCGGGTGGAATGCGCCAGCGTGTCTTGATCGCCATGGCGCTTGCTTCCAATCCGAAACTATTGATTGCGGATGAGCCGACGACGGCGCTGGATGTCACGATACAGGCGCAAGTTTTGGATTTGCTGAAGGGCATACAGGAAAAATACGGCACGGCCATTCTCGTCATCACCCACGATCTCGGCGTCGTGGCTCATTTAGCTGACCGCATCTTGGTCATGTATGCCGGGAAAATCGTTGAATCGGGAAGTGCTGAAGATATCTTCTATAGAACGTCGATGCCGTATACGTGGTCGCTCTTGCGTTCGGTCCCGGTCATTCGGGAAGGCGGCCCAGAGCGACTCATCCCGATCGACGGGCAGCCGCCGAGTTTGATCGACCGGCCGGCAGGATGCGCGTTCGAACCGAGATGCCCGTTCGCACGGGACGCATGCCGGCAAGTTGATCCGCCGCTGGAGCGTCGCGAAGACACTCATTCGGCAGCGTGCATTCTCTCAAGCAATGAATTCGAAGAACGGAAAAACCAATTGGAAGAGGTGCTGACAACATGA